TTCGGGGATAACCATCCATCAACCAACCCGTCGCCACATCAGGCTGGGCCAACCGTTGCCGCATGAACTGAATCATGATCTCATCTGGCACCAGTTCCCCTTTTTCCACACAAGATTGCAGTTGCTGGCCAAGTTCCGTCTGGTCTGTGATCGCCTGCCGCAAAACATCTCCGGTAGAAATGGGAACAATCCCCAGGTAATCACATACCTGTCTGGCCTGAGTCCCTCGGCCTGATCCCGGTCCTCCTAGAATTACCAATCTCACAGACTCGATCGCTCCTGAGCGGCTAAATTCTCGCACTCATTATTTCACGTCTCTATGGTATAGCTGAATACGAGTCCTTTATCATTCCCTTTCCTGTCGTCATGACGACTGCCGCTGTACCGAACCTTCCCCCTTCAGATCCAGCTCTGGCCGATTCTCCCCTCTGGCCAGCTCTATTACAACAATTGCTGGATGGCCAATCCCTCACCACTGCCCAGGCCGCTGACCTCATGCAGGGCTGGCTGGCTGAGGCCATCCCGCCAGTCCTGTCGGGGGCCATCCTGGCGGCCCTCCAGTCCAAACAGGTTTCTGCCCCTGAACTGGCCGGAATGGCCCAGGTGCTTCAATCCCATGCCACACCTCTCACTCTCAACCCTGCCATCACTCCCCTGATCGACACCTGTGGCACTGGTGGAGATGGTGCTTCTACCTTCAATATCTCCACCGCAGTGGCCTTCGTCGTGGCTGCAACCGGCATTGCTGTGGCCAAACATGGGAACCGATCGGCTTCCAGCAAAGTGGGTTCTGCCGATGTCCTGGAAGCATTAGGGGTGAATTTAAGTGCAGATTTCAGTCAGGTGCAGGCCGCCCTCTCCGCAGTCGGCATCACTTTTCTGTTCGCTCCAGGCTGGCATCCAGCCCTGAAAGCCGTAGCTTCCCTGCGGCGCACCTTGAAAGTGCGAACTGTCTTCAACCTGCTAGGTCCACTGGTCAACCCCTTGCGTCCCACAGGTCAGGTGATGGGCGTGTTTGACGCCCGTTTGATTGAAACCCTGGCCCAGGCCCTGAACCTGTTGGGGACTCAGCGGGCGATCGTCCTCCATGGGCGGGAAAAACTGGATGAGGCCGGGTTGGCCGACCTGACCGACCTGGCCGTACTGGAAGCAGGTCAAGTCACCGTCACCAGCTTGGATCCGCAGGCCCTGGGCCTGGAGGTCGCACCCACCAGTGCGCTGAAAGGCGGAGAAGTCGAGGAGAATGCCACCATCCTGCGACAGGTCCTCCAGGGCCAGGGCACTCGCGCCCAACGAGATGTGGTCACGCTCAACGCAGCTTTGGCCCTGCGAGTGGCCGGGAAAGCTGGGGATGAGGCAGAGGGGATTGCGATCGCCCGCGACGTTCTCACCAGTGGGGCCGCCTGGGACAAGTTGGAACAACTGGTAGAATTCTTAAGATCCTGACCCGGCAACCCTTAGCGCACGCGAAATTCCACGACATCCCGCTTAATGGTGACATCATACTCCCCAAAAAAGTTGTGCCCGAGCAGGCCAATGTCCAGTTCTGAATTGGCGATCATGACTGCCACATTATTAGCAGTCAGCCCACCCGCCTCTACCGAGTCTACAAACCCTACAGGCACCTGGACATTTTTGGCACTGGCCGTATCAACTGTCGCAGTATCCACCGGAACAACCCCCATCGCACTGGCCATTTGCTGGGTAATCACCGTGGCACTGGCTCCCGTATCCACGATCATTTCAAACCGATAGCGGCCATTGAAGGTGACATCGATCACCGGTGTGTTGCCTTCCCGCCGTTTAATTCTGACCCGATACACCTGATCCCGGGCGATCGCCTGCCCGGCGGGACTCCGAGCATTGTCCGAGGTCTGGACCGTGATGGTCGCCGGACTACTGGCAAGGGGTAGCGATCGGGGAGCCTGGCTCAGCCGACTGGCCTGCTTTTGGGCAAAACTAAGCTGGCGTTGATACTCCGGAATCTTGCTTTTAGCCAACACCTGATAGGGACTGGATGAGGGCAAGCGCTTCATCAGGTCGATCGCCTGCCGCCACTGATCAGCTGCCAAGTTCCAATCCTCAGCCGACTGAGCTGTACTGGTAATGCTGGTCGCACTGGCTGCCTTATCCAACCCCAGTTCAAAAGAATTGACCTTGGGAGAGGGAGCAGTCGGTTGACTCGCTGGGGACTCTGGTGCAGTTGGTGGAGCGACTGAACTGGCGATCGGCTGACTGGCTGGCTGGGTCGAGGGGGTTGCCGTCCCAGCAGGGGGATTATTCCTGCAGGCAACCGTCAGGGCTGTGGTCAAGCCAACCAGACAAAACATCCATACATCAGCGTGGCGAGCCATCCTCAAATCCTCTGCAGACACAATTCCATCACGGGGGCAATTCAACTGTCCACTGCTCTTTCAACCCTGTTCTTTCAGGGGCAGGGACTTTGGGGGTTGTCAGGGAAGCAGTACATCCTGCAAAAAGTGATGCGAAATCCAGGATTGAACATAGGATAATAGCACTCGTGCAATTTAGCCTCCGTAAAGATCCTATGCCTACTTTAACTGCTCAACCGGCCCTGCTTGTTTTAGCAGACGGAAGTTCTTATCAGGGTTCGTCCTTTGGCGCAACCGGCACAGTGATCGGTGAAGTCGTTTTCAATACTGGGATGACGGGATATCAGGAAGTATTGACGGATCCCAGCTATTGTGGACAGATTGTTATTTTTACGTATCCGGAACTGGGCAATACTGGCGTTAATCCTGAGGATGAAGAATCTGCTGCCCCTCAGGTGAGAGGTGTGGTTGCGCGTAATATTTCTTCTCAACCCAGTAGCTGGCGATCGACCCAATCCCTACCTGACTATCTGAAGCAACATCAGATTCCGGGCATTTATGGCATCGACACCCGGGCCCTGACTCGACGCATCCGGTCCCTGGGAGCGATGAATGGAGCCCTCTCGACAGAAATTCTTGACCCGGCTGAACTGCTGGAGCAATTGCAAAAAGCTCCGGACATGACCGGGCTAAATCTGGTACGGGAAGTGACCACCCCTGAGATCTATGAGTGGGTCAACCCGACCCCCACCCATTGGGAATTTACTACTGAGTCTGAGGCGGTTGAAAAGCCGCTGACCGTTGTCGCGATCGACTTTGGGATCAAGCGCAATATTTTGCGGCGGCTGGCCAGCTATGGGTGTCGGGTAATTGTGGTGCCCGCCAGTACCTCTCCTGAAGAAATTCTCAAGCACAATCCAGACGGTATTTTTCTGTCCAATGGTCCTGGAGATCCAGCCGCCGTTCAGGAGGGGATCGAAACTGTCAGGGCGCTCCTGAACAGTCAAAAGCCCATGTTTGGGATCTGTATGGGGCACCAGATTTTAGGGCTTTCCCTGGGGGCAGAAACCTTCAAATTAAAGTTTGGTCATCGGGGGTTAAATCAACCAGCAGGGTTAACTCAAAAAGTCGAAATCACCAGCCAGAACCATGGCTTTGCGATCAATCCCGATTCATTGCCAGAAGCAGAGGTCGAAATCACCCATCTCAACCTGAACGATCAAACCGTTGCCGGATTGCGCCATAAAACCTTGCCTCTGTTCTCAGTACAGTACCACCCGGAAGCGAGCCCCGGCCCCCACGATGGCGACTATTTGTTTGCCCGGTTTGTCCAGATCATGCAGGCAGCCCGCCAGTAAGCGCTCATAACCAATCACGCAGCAACAAAACTTTGCAACAACAATCCTTGTATAACTGCGGTTGAAGGAAGAAGCGAAATAAAATATACTGGAGCGTCGAATCCTAGGAATATGTAGTGTTAGGAGGGGTCTATTCCTGAGCCACTGACTCTGACTGTGAGCCTGAGAGGCACCCGTGAAGTCGGAGATAATTACCAACTTTTTCGTCTAACAGGCTTGTTAGATGCCTTTTCTGAACCTACTTTCCGTAAGGTACTCAACAAGTTTGTCGAAGAAGGTCCAAAGCATATTATTTTGGACCTTTCCCATATCGATTTTGTCGATAGCTCTGGCTTAGGTGCGCTGGTCCAACTGGTGAAGAAGGTTCAGGGCATCGAAGGTACTTTGCAAATTGTGACTAATCCTCGTGTAACTCAGACCGTTAAGTTGGTTCGTCTGGAGCAGTTTCTCTCCTTACAACCATCGGTAGATGCTGCCCTAGAAAAAGTTAAGTTAGCCTGATCAATCTGTCGTCGAGCACAGCCTTTAGATCGAGCCTGCAGGTGAATATCAGCGAGGACCATGATTCCAGGGAAAGTCATCTCACCTGGGATCAAGATTTGAGAGCAGCCTCACGGGGTTTGCTCTTCGAAGTCCAGAGTGCGCAGGTGCAACAGCTTTCACCTGCAGCTCTGGCTTACTTGGGAGATGCTATTTACGAGCTCTATATTCGCACCGCTTATTTGTTTCCGCCCCAGCGCCTGCGGGACTACCACCGCCAGGTTGTGGCTCAAGTCAGGGCGGAGCAGCAGGCGCATCACCTTCAATTCCTTCATCCTTACCTGAACGAGACTGAGCTAGATATTCTCAAACGGGGGAGGAATGCCGCTGCTGGCGGCCCCAAACGAGTTGATCCTGAAATTTATCAGCAGGCGACCAGTCTGGAAACTTTGATCGGTTACCTCTATCTCACCGATCCCCAGCGTCTTGCCCAACTCTTATCCAGACTGAACCTGGAAGCAGAAACGGTACACCACCATGACTCCGAAAGATCGTAAACCCAAACCCCGAAACGGCAAACCTCAGGGGAGGGCAGCCAAGTCTAAGTTCTCGCCTCGGAGATCTGCAGATCAATTCTCACCCCGAGGGTCCGCAGATCA
The nucleotide sequence above comes from Leptolyngbya sp. 'hensonii'. Encoded proteins:
- the trpD gene encoding anthranilate phosphoribosyltransferase, whose protein sequence is MTTAAVPNLPPSDPALADSPLWPALLQQLLDGQSLTTAQAADLMQGWLAEAIPPVLSGAILAALQSKQVSAPELAGMAQVLQSHATPLTLNPAITPLIDTCGTGGDGASTFNISTAVAFVVAATGIAVAKHGNRSASSKVGSADVLEALGVNLSADFSQVQAALSAVGITFLFAPGWHPALKAVASLRRTLKVRTVFNLLGPLVNPLRPTGQVMGVFDARLIETLAQALNLLGTQRAIVLHGREKLDEAGLADLTDLAVLEAGQVTVTSLDPQALGLEVAPTSALKGGEVEENATILRQVLQGQGTRAQRDVVTLNAALALRVAGKAGDEAEGIAIARDVLTSGAAWDKLEQLVEFLRS
- a CDS encoding retropepsin-like aspartic protease, translating into MARHADVWMFCLVGLTTALTVACRNNPPAGTATPSTQPASQPIASSVAPPTAPESPASQPTAPSPKVNSFELGLDKAASATSITSTAQSAEDWNLAADQWRQAIDLMKRLPSSSPYQVLAKSKIPEYQRQLSFAQKQASRLSQAPRSLPLASSPATITVQTSDNARSPAGQAIARDQVYRVRIKRREGNTPVIDVTFNGRYRFEMIVDTGASATVITQQMASAMGVVPVDTATVDTASAKNVQVPVGFVDSVEAGGLTANNVAVMIANSELDIGLLGHNFFGEYDVTIKRDVVEFRVR
- the carA gene encoding glutamine-hydrolyzing carbamoyl-phosphate synthase small subunit; the encoded protein is MPTLTAQPALLVLADGSSYQGSSFGATGTVIGEVVFNTGMTGYQEVLTDPSYCGQIVIFTYPELGNTGVNPEDEESAAPQVRGVVARNISSQPSSWRSTQSLPDYLKQHQIPGIYGIDTRALTRRIRSLGAMNGALSTEILDPAELLEQLQKAPDMTGLNLVREVTTPEIYEWVNPTPTHWEFTTESEAVEKPLTVVAIDFGIKRNILRRLASYGCRVIVVPASTSPEEILKHNPDGIFLSNGPGDPAAVQEGIETVRALLNSQKPMFGICMGHQILGLSLGAETFKLKFGHRGLNQPAGLTQKVEITSQNHGFAINPDSLPEAEVEITHLNLNDQTVAGLRHKTLPLFSVQYHPEASPGPHDGDYLFARFVQIMQAARQ
- a CDS encoding STAS domain-containing protein, whose translation is MSLRGTREVGDNYQLFRLTGLLDAFSEPTFRKVLNKFVEEGPKHIILDLSHIDFVDSSGLGALVQLVKKVQGIEGTLQIVTNPRVTQTVKLVRLEQFLSLQPSVDAALEKVKLA
- a CDS encoding ribonuclease III domain-containing protein, which encodes MNISEDHDSRESHLTWDQDLRAASRGLLFEVQSAQVQQLSPAALAYLGDAIYELYIRTAYLFPPQRLRDYHRQVVAQVRAEQQAHHLQFLHPYLNETELDILKRGRNAAAGGPKRVDPEIYQQATSLETLIGYLYLTDPQRLAQLLSRLNLEAETVHHHDSERS